A window of Candidatus Dadabacteria bacterium genomic DNA:
ATTGCCATCGAATCTTCCCTCATCTCCGTAACGTGAAGCGAAGCCGAAGCGGAGCAGCTGCAGCCCACTTCCAAAAGTTCGTCTCCTGCGGCGGCGGGGTTCTCAATAACCATGTAGGCAGCGGTCACGGAAGCACCAGGGGGATTTTGTCTTACCCACGGGTCCTTGACGGAGACCTCCCCCATGCTCCAAGCCAGGGGAGCAACAAGAAAGAAAACAGCTAAAACGATCAGGGCTTTTCTTACGTTCATGGGTACCTACAGAAGAAGGCGTTTTACGTCGCCTGCTATTTTCTCTGGATCAAGCTTTTCCTTGGGGTAGCGAAGCATCATCTCGCCTCCGGGACCTATCAGGTAAACCGCGGGGGAATGAAC
This region includes:
- a CDS encoding copper chaperone PCu(A)C gives rise to the protein MNVRKALIVLAVFFLVAPLAWSMGEVSVKDPWVRQNPPGASVTAAYMVIENPAAAGDELLEVGCSCSASASLHVTEMREDSMAMKKVASIEIPAGKSVVLSPGGYHVMLEELSGNIEESVILELKFRSGARISVTAPVLDPPEASRRSHHHH